In Persicimonas caeni, a single window of DNA contains:
- a CDS encoding cupredoxin domain-containing protein, which yields MLEWKRWKLCVAVLMSLSLVVVGCDDDDDDDLPPDVGTADVVEDVVEDVAEDAPADAAEDVAEDAAEDVAEDVEEDVAEDVEEDVAEDVGDDADATVSAVVEVDCATVQADQVVSMVNIAYDPATFTIAAGDVVRWDNDETSAIPHTVTSGRSGDADAGDLFDSGNIAQGESYCLQFNQAGTFNYYCTIHPTQMNDGVATVQ from the coding sequence ATGCTCGAATGGAAACGATGGAAGTTGTGTGTGGCCGTGTTGATGTCACTGTCTCTGGTCGTGGTGGGCTGCGACGACGATGACGACGATGATCTGCCCCCGGATGTCGGCACGGCGGACGTGGTTGAGGATGTCGTCGAAGACGTGGCCGAAGATGCGCCGGCCGATGCGGCCGAAGATGTCGCCGAAGATGCTGCTGAGGACGTGGCTGAAGACGTCGAAGAAGATGTGGCTGAAGATGTCGAAGAAGATGTGGCTGAAGACGTTGGCGATGACGCTGACGCCACCGTCTCGGCCGTCGTCGAGGTCGACTGTGCCACCGTGCAGGCCGACCAGGTGGTGAGCATGGTCAATATCGCCTACGACCCGGCCACCTTTACCATCGCAGCGGGTGACGTGGTTCGCTGGGACAACGACGAGACCTCGGCGATCCCGCACACGGTGACCAGTGGACGCTCGGGTGACGCCGACGCCGGCGACCTGTTCGACTCGGGCAATATCGCCCAGGGCGAGAGTTATTGTCTGCAGTTCAACCAGGCGGGGACTTTCAAC
- a CDS encoding helicase-associated domain-containing protein, whose amino-acid sequence MRGQRSDRSRGSGGGPLESEELVALFERGYSLSSKRFLAETWGLSPESEGIQVAGHVNSKDVVDERLAQVNKLQRVILSQVAASGGRMRGENLRRDLLLRGFGDTDEVLRELVEQALLIPLPNPGESELDIEGLLDQDSFLQRDLAVVVPLKDQLTEEAEKLGPEAIEAWSGEISTTQHNTLEGLELNLLHFASLLQQENLRLNIDGTPNRRSLVRFGRGITFPGESGEAADDLDLNDAVQLDYLTFLLALSLELDFVDKQDQSITGKQGPVEEFFCADPDGRNRMLSSAFRGLKYWSEVESLSLTRAGGPADSEEHFSQFEPTGEPFIGARGYVLSVLKRARLGQWTPVEAMIDLCAQLDKSYLPRALSKTEPPVEPRRYIEAVLRRGLIWLGVIEFGESDDGVEMMRVTPRGAKLLGVKIEREETDAGPPPSECMVVQPNFEVMLFLDPAPLEIVYRLYQVGQREKLSERVANFKLTAETVQRGLGMGLSADEIVETLNKFSHAPVPDTVAFQIRDWERVHRKLELFANGVLIRHPDPDKLDLVIGQLRHEQRGKDFVSYRLGPESAFLPDSNPAGLERLVEQQDGVLIDYLGDIPPSLYFVDMLEVMIDPLETDIVTLSELDKIGTQLEDSTPRSRFYKIEVGKSARRWPDNTLDHIVKFLDARTDGGIPPAQALKLRSLLDKPLEVAMSSGVTVIVLENAEIADRFAQIPECDPLIERRLGDVAFSIKKGHEDELNEMLEELGIELIE is encoded by the coding sequence GTGAGAGGTCAGCGTTCAGACAGGTCGCGTGGTTCGGGAGGAGGTCCTCTCGAGTCAGAGGAACTCGTAGCACTCTTCGAGCGCGGCTACAGCCTGTCATCGAAGCGCTTTCTCGCCGAGACCTGGGGACTCTCGCCGGAAAGTGAAGGCATTCAAGTCGCCGGCCACGTCAACTCCAAAGACGTCGTCGACGAGCGCCTCGCCCAGGTCAACAAACTGCAGCGGGTGATCTTGAGCCAGGTCGCCGCCAGCGGCGGACGCATGCGCGGGGAGAACCTGCGACGCGACCTGTTGCTGCGCGGCTTCGGCGACACCGACGAGGTGCTGCGCGAGCTGGTCGAGCAGGCTCTGCTCATCCCGTTGCCCAACCCCGGCGAGAGCGAGCTGGATATCGAGGGACTCCTCGACCAGGACTCCTTTTTGCAGCGTGACCTCGCCGTGGTCGTGCCCCTCAAAGATCAGCTAACCGAGGAGGCCGAGAAGCTCGGCCCCGAGGCGATCGAGGCGTGGTCGGGCGAGATCTCGACGACCCAGCACAACACCCTCGAGGGGCTCGAGCTCAACCTGCTCCACTTTGCCTCGCTGCTCCAGCAGGAGAACCTGCGCCTGAACATCGACGGCACGCCCAACCGGCGAAGCCTGGTGCGCTTTGGCCGCGGGATCACCTTCCCCGGCGAATCGGGCGAGGCGGCCGACGACCTCGATCTCAACGACGCGGTCCAGCTCGACTACCTGACCTTTTTGTTGGCGCTGAGCCTCGAGCTCGACTTCGTCGACAAACAGGACCAGTCGATCACGGGCAAGCAGGGACCGGTCGAAGAGTTCTTTTGCGCCGATCCCGACGGGCGCAACCGCATGCTATCGAGCGCGTTCCGCGGGCTGAAATACTGGAGCGAGGTCGAGAGCCTCTCTCTGACGCGCGCAGGTGGGCCGGCCGACTCCGAGGAGCACTTCTCGCAGTTCGAGCCCACCGGCGAACCCTTTATCGGAGCGCGCGGCTACGTGCTCTCGGTGCTCAAGCGCGCTCGACTGGGCCAATGGACCCCGGTCGAGGCGATGATCGACCTGTGCGCACAGCTCGACAAGAGCTATCTGCCGCGGGCGCTGAGCAAGACCGAGCCGCCCGTCGAGCCGCGACGCTATATCGAAGCGGTGCTCCGACGCGGCCTGATCTGGCTGGGCGTCATCGAATTTGGTGAGAGTGACGACGGCGTCGAGATGATGCGGGTGACCCCGCGCGGCGCGAAGTTGCTGGGCGTCAAAATCGAGCGCGAGGAGACCGACGCCGGTCCCCCTCCGTCCGAATGCATGGTCGTCCAGCCCAACTTCGAGGTGATGCTCTTCCTCGATCCGGCGCCCCTGGAGATCGTCTACCGACTCTACCAGGTCGGCCAGCGCGAGAAGCTCTCCGAGCGCGTGGCCAACTTCAAGTTGACCGCCGAGACCGTCCAGCGCGGTCTAGGGATGGGATTGAGCGCCGACGAGATCGTGGAGACGCTCAACAAGTTCAGCCACGCTCCGGTGCCCGACACCGTCGCCTTCCAGATCCGCGATTGGGAGCGCGTGCACCGCAAGCTCGAGTTGTTCGCCAACGGCGTGCTCATCCGCCATCCGGACCCCGACAAGCTTGACCTAGTGATCGGCCAGCTTCGCCACGAGCAGCGTGGCAAAGACTTCGTGTCGTATCGCCTCGGCCCCGAGTCGGCCTTTTTGCCCGACAGCAATCCGGCCGGACTCGAGCGACTCGTCGAGCAACAAGACGGCGTGCTCATCGACTATCTGGGCGACATTCCGCCCAGCCTGTACTTCGTCGATATGCTCGAGGTGATGATCGATCCGCTCGAGACCGACATCGTCACCCTGAGCGAGCTCGACAAGATCGGCACGCAGCTCGAGGACAGCACCCCGCGCTCGCGTTTTTACAAGATCGAGGTCGGCAAGAGCGCCCGTCGCTGGCCCGACAACACCCTCGATCATATCGTCAAGTTCTTGGACGCACGCACCGACGGCGGCATCCCTCCCGCTCAGGCCCTCAAGCTTCGCAGCTTGCTCGACAAGCCGCTCGAGGTCGCCATGTCGAGCGGCGTGACGGTCATCGTGCTCGAAAACGCCGAGATCGCCGATCGCTTCGCTCAAATCCCCGAGTGTGACCCGCTCATCGAGCGTCGCCTGGGCGACGTCGCCTTCTCCATCAAGAAAGGGCACGAAGACGAGCTCAACGAAATGCTCGAAGAGCTGGGGATCGAGCTGATCGAATAG
- a CDS encoding dicarboxylate/amino acid:cation symporter produces the protein MTTSPDSAWYKQLHWQIFIGLLVALVYGLVVRGAVDPSQFESYRAPFSFVGELFIRLLKLIIIPLILTSVVTGIQSLKEPSELGRLGVFTVGYYLMTTLLAVTVGIGVVNVLQPGKGLNLSAPEDGGLEPTPLSEVFLNIVPENLFGAFAAGDMLPTIFVAILTGLAILAAGERASLIRKFFTQANDLVLMVTDWIMATAPVGVAALFVSTLLDPKLGDLATFFGDMGIYMVSVVGGLAIHAFVILPLILLLIARIQPFFYLSALAPALLTAFSTASSSATYPVTHECVTERAKVDRKAADFVLPLGATINMDGTALYEAVAAVFIANALGFDLTFAQQLIIVLTATLAAIGAAGVPSAGLVTMIIVLESVGLPGTGYALVVAVDRILDMCRTSVNVWGDSVGAAVVGRFMSPNRADVASG, from the coding sequence ATGACGACCAGTCCCGACTCAGCTTGGTACAAGCAGCTCCACTGGCAGATCTTCATCGGTCTGCTGGTGGCGCTCGTTTATGGACTGGTCGTACGTGGGGCCGTCGATCCGAGCCAATTCGAGAGCTATCGCGCTCCGTTCAGCTTCGTGGGCGAGTTGTTCATTCGCCTGCTCAAGCTGATCATCATCCCGCTGATTCTGACCAGCGTCGTCACCGGCATCCAGAGCCTCAAGGAACCCTCCGAGCTCGGTCGGCTAGGCGTGTTTACCGTCGGCTACTACCTGATGACCACCCTGCTCGCCGTCACGGTGGGCATCGGCGTGGTCAACGTGCTCCAGCCGGGCAAGGGCCTCAACCTGAGCGCCCCCGAAGACGGAGGACTCGAGCCGACACCGCTGAGCGAAGTCTTCCTGAATATCGTGCCCGAAAACCTCTTCGGAGCGTTCGCCGCCGGCGACATGCTGCCGACGATCTTCGTGGCGATCTTGACCGGCCTGGCGATCTTGGCCGCAGGCGAGCGTGCTTCGCTCATCCGTAAATTCTTCACCCAGGCCAACGATCTGGTCTTGATGGTCACCGACTGGATCATGGCCACCGCGCCGGTGGGCGTGGCGGCCTTGTTCGTGAGCACCCTGCTCGACCCAAAGCTGGGCGACTTGGCGACCTTCTTCGGCGACATGGGCATCTACATGGTGTCGGTGGTCGGCGGGCTCGCCATCCACGCGTTCGTTATCCTTCCGCTCATCCTCCTGCTCATCGCGCGCATCCAGCCGTTCTTCTATCTGAGCGCGCTCGCCCCGGCGCTCCTGACCGCCTTTTCGACCGCCTCGAGCTCGGCGACCTACCCGGTCACCCACGAGTGCGTCACCGAGCGCGCCAAAGTCGACCGCAAAGCCGCCGACTTCGTGCTGCCGCTGGGCGCGACCATCAACATGGACGGCACCGCGCTGTACGAGGCGGTCGCTGCGGTCTTTATCGCCAACGCGCTCGGCTTCGACCTGACTTTTGCCCAGCAACTCATCATCGTGTTGACCGCCACCTTGGCCGCCATCGGCGCGGCGGGTGTGCCCAGCGCGGGCCTGGTCACCATGATCATCGTGCTCGAGAGCGTCGGGCTGCCGGGCACCGGTTATGCGCTGGTGGTCGCCGTCGACCGCATCCTCGACATGTGCCGCACGTCGGTCAACGTGTGGGGTGACAGTGTGGGCGCGGCGGTCGTCGGCCGGTTCATGAGCCCCAACCGAGCAGACGTCGCCAGCGGATGA
- a CDS encoding biosynthetic peptidoglycan transglycosylase has product MTESYPSALPQQASRRRGVRISFILAICVGMLATLFAAGYLVRTPLVVGPTVRAKLTALAERHDVNLRINTFRPHGLLGVRFEQVQLVARRGAYLVEADLDAVDVTPSLAQLLDGLRVHPNSIDVDGGRVRITRAPASPQPEPEPTKQPAKPSASSASKSVAPAAPVARKTRAVLHDVSVSVHPAPLPSTTRPLVLHRAEFLLTTGAGSTLEFRHGYGQLPDATPFGMRRLAGDNAGAGAANGASTYVLEPEQPTRVDRWVATGLPLGMEVSEITMCPQCQPATVELGGLQFVGPAGISAESRAMRLSASTSEVRVSLDDLDVDTRRTPLPYRLENFEAVHDSETKTTIVQGDVRDADRGLASFASNWSGQWGVLETRVQLSEFQTAPIWPTLGLDDHAGGGVHSGKIEASYEPWLDLVELDVDLNTRSMTLDLPMVTGEPLEFGRVGLELVAAFQPRARTVSISSGKAALGEADPIDFGGYALDAGRGWVFETFALAEDLHPQRLRDGLPPSLAKLARGTEFDGEFGFGIYSAGHTAFPESIELTVDFSGEVEVKGDSSHADVLALAADGPPSIDLPGTLARNVELDRWVDYDTLPEHVPQVLTAAEDAKFFSHDGFDWRGLRRALVHNVKEGGIVRGGSTLSQQLSKNLFLDHERTLARKLQEAYVTWRLESELSKKRILELYMNMVEWGPNLRGLKQAARRYFDIPPEELSVPQVALLASVLPGPSLFGQQVLSGYLPSSRVEKIEHILSNLRFLKVISGREYRKMYAGAQRGEIGGLELQVCDDDGKAPEGTPECP; this is encoded by the coding sequence ATGACCGAGTCGTACCCGAGCGCCCTGCCCCAGCAGGCCAGTCGACGCAGGGGCGTCCGAATCAGCTTCATTCTGGCAATTTGTGTGGGGATGCTCGCCACGCTGTTTGCGGCCGGATACCTGGTGCGCACCCCGCTGGTCGTCGGACCGACGGTGCGCGCCAAGCTGACGGCGCTCGCCGAGCGCCACGACGTCAACCTTCGGATCAACACATTTCGGCCTCACGGACTGCTGGGGGTGCGCTTCGAGCAGGTCCAGTTGGTCGCCCGACGCGGCGCTTATCTGGTCGAAGCCGATCTCGACGCCGTCGACGTCACGCCCTCCTTGGCACAACTGCTCGACGGCCTTCGCGTCCACCCAAACTCCATCGACGTCGACGGCGGGCGCGTTCGCATCACACGTGCGCCGGCGTCGCCCCAACCCGAGCCCGAGCCGACGAAGCAACCTGCCAAGCCCAGCGCCTCGTCCGCGAGTAAGTCAGTCGCCCCGGCAGCCCCGGTGGCTCGCAAGACACGCGCGGTGCTCCACGATGTGTCGGTGTCGGTTCACCCCGCGCCCCTGCCGAGCACCACGCGGCCGCTTGTCTTGCACCGCGCCGAGTTCCTGCTGACGACCGGCGCCGGTTCCACGCTCGAGTTTCGCCACGGCTACGGCCAGCTGCCAGACGCGACGCCCTTCGGCATGCGGCGTTTAGCTGGCGACAATGCGGGCGCCGGGGCCGCTAACGGAGCGAGCACCTACGTGCTCGAACCCGAGCAGCCCACACGGGTCGACCGATGGGTCGCCACCGGGCTTCCGCTGGGCATGGAGGTCTCCGAGATCACGATGTGCCCGCAGTGCCAACCTGCCACCGTCGAGTTGGGCGGGCTCCAATTCGTCGGACCTGCCGGAATCTCCGCCGAGAGCCGCGCCATGCGGCTGTCGGCGAGCACCAGTGAAGTGCGCGTGAGCCTAGACGACCTTGATGTCGACACGCGGCGCACGCCTCTGCCGTACCGCCTCGAAAATTTCGAGGCCGTTCACGACAGCGAGACCAAAACGACGATTGTCCAAGGCGACGTGCGCGACGCCGACCGGGGCCTCGCCTCGTTCGCGTCGAACTGGTCGGGTCAATGGGGCGTTCTGGAGACGCGCGTTCAATTGAGCGAGTTTCAGACCGCGCCCATCTGGCCAACCCTCGGCCTCGACGACCACGCCGGCGGCGGTGTGCATAGCGGCAAGATCGAGGCGAGCTACGAGCCCTGGCTCGATCTCGTCGAGCTCGACGTCGACTTGAACACCCGCTCGATGACCCTCGACCTGCCGATGGTCACCGGTGAGCCGCTCGAGTTTGGCCGCGTCGGCCTCGAACTCGTGGCGGCGTTCCAGCCGCGTGCGCGCACCGTCAGTATCTCGTCGGGCAAGGCGGCATTGGGCGAGGCCGACCCCATCGACTTTGGCGGCTACGCCCTCGACGCCGGGCGCGGGTGGGTCTTCGAGACCTTCGCGCTCGCCGAAGATCTGCACCCGCAGCGGCTGCGAGACGGCCTGCCGCCGAGCCTCGCCAAATTGGCACGCGGCACGGAGTTCGACGGCGAGTTCGGCTTCGGCATCTACAGCGCCGGGCACACAGCCTTCCCCGAGAGCATCGAGCTGACGGTCGACTTTAGCGGCGAGGTCGAGGTCAAAGGTGACTCGAGCCACGCCGACGTCCTCGCCCTTGCCGCCGACGGTCCGCCGTCGATCGATCTGCCGGGCACCCTGGCCCGTAACGTCGAGCTGGACCGCTGGGTCGATTACGACACCCTGCCCGAGCACGTCCCGCAGGTGCTCACCGCCGCCGAGGACGCCAAATTCTTCAGCCACGACGGCTTCGACTGGCGAGGGCTTCGCCGCGCGCTCGTCCACAACGTCAAAGAAGGCGGCATCGTGCGCGGCGGCAGCACACTGAGCCAGCAACTCTCCAAGAACCTCTTTCTGGACCACGAGCGCACGCTCGCCCGCAAGCTCCAGGAGGCCTACGTCACCTGGCGCCTCGAATCCGAGTTGAGCAAAAAGCGCATCCTCGAGTTGTACATGAATATGGTCGAGTGGGGCCCGAACCTGCGTGGTCTCAAGCAAGCCGCCCGGCGCTATTTCGACATCCCGCCCGAGGAGTTGAGCGTGCCGCAGGTGGCGCTGTTGGCCTCGGTGCTTCCGGGCCCGTCGCTCTTCGGCCAGCAAGTTTTGTCAGGGTACCTGCCGTCGTCGCGCGTCGAGAAGATCGAGCATATCTTGTCGAACCTGCGCTTCTTGAAGGTCATCTCGGGCCGCGAGTACCGCAAGATGTACGCAGGTGCCCAACGGGGCGAGATTGGCGGGCTCGAATTGCAGGTGTGCGACGATGATGGCAAGGCGCCGGAGGGCACGCCGGAGTGCCCTTGA
- a CDS encoding nucleotidyltransferase domain-containing protein, whose amino-acid sequence MQKSYDFGWLERQVDEHPYPIFFAVLSGAHMYGFPSGDSDYDVRGAHVLPLEDVVGLRARRDTVDVMHDLEGRELDVVTHDLKKFIELLLNKNAMVLEQVFSPHLIEGGDAFDELKEIAGDCITRHHAHHYLGFARSRWEGFEESRRLKALLYAYRGCFSGIHLMRTGEVETDLTTLAAKYNRPDLLDLIEAKQAGTEKMQLDPSSIDKHRDYVLELIERLEKEHEASELRETPEADAKERLHDLLVRVRLQAR is encoded by the coding sequence ATGCAAAAGTCATATGATTTCGGTTGGTTGGAGCGGCAAGTTGACGAGCATCCGTATCCGATCTTCTTCGCGGTGTTGAGCGGAGCGCATATGTACGGGTTTCCGTCGGGAGACTCGGATTATGACGTGCGCGGGGCACATGTGCTGCCGCTCGAGGATGTCGTGGGGTTGCGGGCGAGGCGTGATACGGTCGACGTCATGCACGACCTGGAGGGCCGGGAGCTCGACGTGGTCACGCACGACCTCAAGAAGTTCATCGAGCTGCTGCTCAACAAGAACGCGATGGTGCTCGAGCAGGTCTTTTCGCCGCACCTCATCGAGGGCGGCGACGCGTTCGACGAGCTCAAAGAGATCGCCGGCGACTGCATCACTCGCCACCACGCCCACCACTATCTGGGGTTTGCTCGCTCGCGCTGGGAGGGGTTCGAGGAGAGTCGGCGCCTCAAGGCGCTGTTGTACGCCTATCGCGGCTGCTTCTCCGGCATTCACCTGATGCGTACCGGCGAGGTCGAGACCGACCTGACGACGCTCGCCGCCAAGTACAACCGCCCCGACTTGCTCGACCTGATCGAGGCCAAGCAGGCGGGCACCGAGAAGATGCAGCTCGACCCGTCGAGCATCGACAAGCACCGCGACTACGTGCTCGAACTCATCGAGCGTCTCGAGAAGGAACACGAGGCGAGTGAGCTGCGCGAGACGCCCGAGGCCGACGCCAAAGAGCGCCTGCACGATTTGCTGGTGCGTGTGCGGTTGCAGGCTCGGTGA
- a CDS encoding nucleotidyltransferase domain-containing protein translates to MQNVHKILPVGTKVVLRTPTKAGPRERPEGAVAQVVRNPHEKGGDYRIRFTDGAEATVARDDLAILSHFHRPDWEQAEHPEGEDSLRRTVIYRCIVGSEAYGLAHEESDVDRRGIYLPPARLHWSLYGVPEQLEDKATDEVYWELQKFLRLALKANPNILECLYTPVVEHVHPVAQELLDMRHIFLSQLVYQTYNRYVLSQFKKLNRRFEKTSEIKTKHAMHLIRLLISGITILEEGFVPVDVEQWRGRLIAIKDGEMPWPEVDKWRLDLHKRFDEVFEATDLPERPDYERANDYLVEARRWAVDGWETK, encoded by the coding sequence ATGCAAAACGTCCACAAAATCTTGCCCGTCGGCACGAAGGTCGTCTTGAGGACGCCCACGAAGGCCGGCCCGCGCGAGCGCCCCGAGGGCGCGGTCGCTCAAGTCGTGCGTAACCCGCACGAGAAGGGCGGCGACTACCGAATTCGCTTTACCGACGGGGCCGAGGCGACCGTCGCACGCGACGATCTGGCCATCTTGAGCCACTTCCACCGGCCCGACTGGGAGCAGGCCGAGCATCCCGAGGGCGAAGACAGCCTGCGGCGCACAGTCATCTACCGGTGCATCGTCGGCTCGGAGGCCTACGGGCTGGCTCACGAGGAGTCGGACGTCGACCGGCGCGGCATCTACCTGCCGCCGGCCAGGCTGCACTGGTCGCTCTACGGCGTGCCCGAGCAGCTCGAGGACAAGGCGACCGACGAGGTGTACTGGGAGCTGCAGAAGTTTTTGCGCCTCGCGCTCAAGGCCAACCCGAATATCTTGGAGTGCCTGTACACGCCGGTCGTCGAGCACGTGCATCCGGTGGCCCAGGAGCTGTTGGACATGCGGCATATCTTCTTGTCGCAGCTCGTCTACCAGACCTACAACCGCTACGTGCTCTCGCAGTTCAAGAAGCTCAACCGGCGCTTCGAGAAGACCAGCGAGATCAAGACCAAGCACGCCATGCACCTGATCCGGCTGCTCATCTCGGGGATCACCATCCTCGAGGAGGGCTTCGTGCCGGTCGACGTCGAGCAGTGGCGCGGGCGCTTGATCGCCATCAAAGACGGCGAGATGCCCTGGCCGGAGGTCGACAAGTGGCGACTGGACCTGCACAAGCGCTTCGACGAGGTGTTCGAGGCGACCGATTTGCCCGAACGACCTGATTACGAGCGCGCGAATGATTATCTTGTTGAGGCGAGGCGGTGGGCCGTCGATGGATGGGAGACTAAGTAA